Within Deinococcus actinosclerus, the genomic segment CCAGTTGCCGCCTCACCTGCTCCATGTGGTTGCTGTACAGGTGCACGTCCCCGCCCGTCCAGATGAACTCGCCGGGTTCCAGGCCGCAGACCTGCGCGACCATCAGGGTCAGCAGCGCGTAGGACGCGATGTTGAACGGCACGCCCAGGAACAGGTCGGCTGAGCGCTGGTACAGCTGGCAGCTCAGCCGTCCGTCGGCGACGTAGAACTGGAACATCGCGTGGCAGGGCGGCAGGGCCATGTCGTCGATCTGCGCGACGTTCCAGGCGTTCACGATCAGGCGGCGGCTGTCCGGCGTGCGTTTGATCTGCTCGATGACCTGCGCGATCTGGTCGATGCTCCCGCCGTCCGGGGTGGGCCAGCTGCGCCACTGGGCGCTGTACACGGGGCCCAGGTCGCCGTGC encodes:
- a CDS encoding thymidylate synthase, with translation MRQYLDLMRHVLENGTDKTDRTGTGTRSVFGAQLRFDLRDGFPLVTTKKVHLKSVIYELLWFLRGDTNVRWLQERGVSIWDEWADEHGDLGPVYSAQWRSWPTPDGGSIDQIAQVIEQIKRTPDSRRLIVNAWNVAQIDDMALPPCHAMFQFYVADGRLSCQLYQRSADLFLGVPFNIASYALLTLMVAQVCGLEPGEFIWTGGDVHLYSNHMEQVRRQLAREPRSLPVMHLNPAVKDIFEFRYEDFRLEGYDPHPGIKAPVAV